In a genomic window of Candidatus Cloacimonadota bacterium:
- a CDS encoding DUF362 domain-containing protein gives MKSKVYFIDFHTTFQRSIFDKIGDALSQAGFKDTVREYDKVAVKMHFGAETNFGVINPRYVRFFVNRILNLNARPFLTDTNTLYAGQRVNSVDHTNLAIQHGYAHSVVNAPVIIADGLVGQSEEVVKIETKETKEAYIGSDIHHADAILALSHMTGHEAAGFGAAIKNIGMGCASRKGKLAMHSTSRPLISPDRCIGCARCVQWCQVQAISIGEDNKAHINEDLCTGCSMCISVCPFTAIRIKWNTSADFLNTKITEYAHAVLSHKKDKMFYVNFLNNLTSHCDCMNIHGEHLMPDIGILFSKDIVAIDRASIELMNEKAGKDLFSELFPDINLEKVFSYAEELGMGSQDYELVKIK, from the coding sequence ATGAAAAGTAAGGTCTATTTTATCGATTTTCACACAACCTTTCAACGTTCGATTTTTGATAAGATCGGAGATGCGCTTTCGCAGGCAGGATTTAAGGATACCGTTCGCGAATATGATAAAGTAGCAGTAAAAATGCACTTTGGTGCAGAAACCAACTTCGGTGTGATCAATCCCCGGTATGTTCGCTTTTTTGTAAACAGGATACTCAATTTGAATGCTCGTCCCTTTTTGACAGATACGAACACCCTATATGCCGGACAGCGTGTCAATAGTGTCGATCATACCAACCTGGCGATCCAGCATGGCTATGCACATTCAGTGGTCAATGCTCCGGTTATAATCGCTGACGGTCTTGTTGGACAAAGTGAAGAGGTTGTGAAGATAGAAACCAAAGAAACCAAAGAAGCATATATTGGAAGTGATATTCATCATGCGGATGCCATACTTGCGCTCTCACATATGACAGGGCATGAAGCAGCAGGTTTTGGCGCAGCGATCAAGAATATCGGTATGGGATGTGCGTCCCGTAAAGGAAAGCTTGCCATGCACAGTACATCCAGACCGCTCATAAGTCCGGACAGATGTATCGGGTGTGCTCGTTGCGTACAATGGTGTCAGGTGCAAGCGATCAGTATTGGAGAAGATAATAAAGCTCACATTAATGAAGATCTTTGCACCGGGTGCAGTATGTGTATTTCAGTATGTCCATTCACTGCTATCCGGATCAAATGGAATACCTCAGCCGATTTCCTTAATACTAAGATCACCGAATATGCTCATGCGGTACTGTCTCACAAAAAGGACAAAATGTTTTATGTAAACTTCCTCAATAACCTTACCAGCCATTGTGACTGTATGAACATCCACGGAGAGCATCTCATGCCGGACATCGGTATTCTTTTTTCAAAAGATATTGTAGCAATAGATAGAGCGTCGATCGAACTTATGAACGAGAAAGCTGGAAAAGATCTGTTTAGCGAGCTCTTCCCGGACATTAATCTGGAAAAGGTGTTTTCATATGCTGAGGAACTCGGCATGGGCTCGCAGGATTATGAGCTAGTGAAGATAAAGTAA
- a CDS encoding GNAT family N-acetyltransferase yields MKVRAFTKGDVESYAQMVRYCFNMSQKDSVQYAKGITTFCRGFVAEDKGKTYSASFYYPFHQNIHRNKFKMAGIGGVVTMPEARNQGMVREQFKVMQKDMKKQGYVTSCLQPFKPTYYQNKFGWANASQRLQCRIEVCDIAPANEEFEFIRIDKALPKHFSDIEKKFASLYNGSSYMDKHFWTEEIMFCWGQTKELYSYLIRHNGKDVAYVIFSYRESKKEYGVDLIVRDYGYIDYIGAKGIFSLIRKHRDQTGEVVISLPENFDLYHFAPCNLHKIMWKSFMMFKVVDVKNAMLLYKIPKNLSFDFQLEIEDPLEGDQPLAYAFSIENGEITLIEKSDYIIKCQIDSFSRMFIGRNSIHDLITYGEVDISEKILEYVNQLFPKDIVFIKDMF; encoded by the coding sequence ATGAAAGTTCGTGCTTTTACAAAAGGTGATGTAGAGAGTTATGCTCAGATGGTGAGATATTGTTTCAATATGTCTCAAAAAGATTCTGTGCAGTATGCCAAGGGCATTACAACATTTTGTCGGGGATTTGTAGCTGAGGACAAGGGGAAGACATATTCCGCATCTTTTTACTATCCATTTCATCAAAATATTCATCGCAACAAATTTAAAATGGCTGGTATTGGTGGTGTGGTGACAATGCCCGAAGCTCGAAACCAGGGTATGGTGCGGGAGCAATTCAAGGTTATGCAGAAAGATATGAAGAAGCAGGGCTATGTTACATCATGCCTTCAACCCTTCAAGCCGACCTATTATCAGAACAAATTCGGCTGGGCAAACGCATCACAACGACTTCAGTGCAGGATCGAAGTATGTGATATCGCACCTGCAAACGAGGAATTTGAATTCATTCGGATTGACAAAGCCTTACCAAAGCACTTTTCCGATATTGAGAAGAAATTCGCTTCACTGTATAACGGCTCATCATACATGGACAAGCACTTCTGGACAGAAGAGATCATGTTCTGCTGGGGACAGACAAAAGAGCTTTACTCCTACCTGATCAGACATAATGGGAAGGATGTTGCATACGTTATCTTTTCGTACAGGGAATCAAAGAAGGAGTATGGCGTTGACCTGATCGTTCGAGATTATGGATATATTGATTATATTGGCGCAAAGGGAATTTTTTCACTTATCAGGAAGCACAGAGATCAAACCGGCGAGGTTGTCATTTCACTCCCGGAAAATTTCGACCTCTATCATTTTGCTCCCTGTAATCTGCATAAAATTATGTGGAAATCCTTTATGATGTTCAAAGTGGTGGATGTGAAAAATGCGATGCTGCTCTATAAGATTCCCAAAAATCTCTCCTTCGATTTTCAATTAGAGATCGAAGATCCGCTTGAAGGAGATCAACCCTTAGCTTACGCTTTCTCAATTGAGAATGGTGAAATAACATTAATAGAAAAATCTGATTATATCATAAAATGCCAGATCGATTCGTTCTCTCGGATGTTCATCGGCAGAAATTCCATACACGATCTGATCACCTATGGGGAAGTTGATATATCAGAGAAAATTTTAGAATATGTTAACCAATTGTTCCCAAAGGACATTGTATTTATAAAGGATATGTTTTAA
- a CDS encoding peptidyl-prolyl cis-trans isomerase, which translates to MIRITRSLILVSIVSILILAGCELGEKQKDTSQILAQWDQGTITEKEFNARVDQIPEFYRPRGGFTVEQKQKYLDDYAIEEIFYLEALSKGMDKTQNAMDFYRQNAERIILDQYNKDEIKDKIKPTDAELMAFYEAHKDDFYKKSPTATLLYIETKTKEDADAAYQELLSGKDFEQVMNTYSVNENINKKGGKITNIRKGGYIPNIGRSELLDSLIFIAQVDDIIPPVEFNDSFHLVQVAELDLSTIRPYDQVEKDVQSRYMSEKEQERRQEILDKLSKKYAISIDTLAVQDINFEEADISEIAGSVVLIASSDPELVYTAADFAHEVKNFPAERKQLFVEAQAKVDFVTEKAKNNLIYHDAIKKGYEKHPEIAEDLRRAKMIGALREYYQQFVVDAAVVPEDEIVAAYEADKDKRYLNKPHVKVQEFACENQVTADFVLFKAQEATSEDELNSLVQEYCVKTKNNGIIGPIYEGGIIPAVGKDDTYLEKVFSTPEGSFSDVFEDVKGNWVFFKVVEYTPKSYRSLDDVRNEIETNLMRKAQQDLFENLKTEMRQKYKLVVYPDRLEEKLPVDSLFTLAEEAMTQKNYARANYYYDKVIADYANGQDDYKAKFMKGFIYSEYLKRDEAAIEMFEEVLTYPKEGAVTDTTLHPSARYMLKALTGEEDILEKINQQSSQPDTE; encoded by the coding sequence ATGATTCGAATCACTCGATCTCTGATACTTGTCTCTATAGTATCGATTTTGATATTAGCAGGATGCGAGCTTGGAGAAAAGCAGAAAGATACATCGCAAATCCTCGCACAATGGGATCAAGGCACGATCACTGAAAAAGAATTTAACGCTCGTGTTGACCAAATCCCTGAATTCTACAGACCGCGCGGCGGATTTACCGTAGAACAAAAGCAAAAATACCTCGATGATTATGCAATCGAAGAGATCTTTTATCTTGAAGCGCTGAGCAAAGGAATGGACAAGACCCAGAATGCAATGGACTTCTATCGCCAGAATGCTGAGAGGATCATTCTTGATCAGTATAATAAGGATGAGATCAAAGATAAGATCAAGCCAACCGATGCTGAACTCATGGCATTTTATGAAGCTCATAAGGATGACTTCTATAAAAAATCTCCTACTGCAACACTTCTGTACATCGAAACCAAAACAAAGGAAGATGCAGATGCTGCTTACCAGGAACTTCTTTCTGGCAAAGATTTTGAGCAAGTCATGAACACGTATTCCGTCAATGAGAATATCAATAAAAAGGGCGGAAAGATAACGAATATCAGAAAAGGCGGTTATATCCCGAACATCGGCAGATCAGAACTTCTGGACTCCCTAATATTTATAGCTCAAGTCGATGACATCATCCCCCCAGTCGAGTTCAATGATTCATTCCACCTTGTTCAAGTTGCAGAGCTTGATCTGAGTACGATCCGTCCATACGATCAGGTGGAAAAAGATGTTCAAAGCCGCTACATGAGCGAAAAAGAGCAGGAACGCCGTCAGGAAATCCTGGATAAATTATCTAAAAAATATGCGATTTCAATCGATACACTTGCAGTGCAGGATATCAATTTTGAAGAGGCAGACATATCCGAAATTGCAGGAAGCGTTGTGCTGATTGCATCATCTGATCCAGAGCTAGTGTACACAGCTGCCGATTTTGCACATGAAGTTAAGAATTTCCCTGCAGAGAGAAAACAACTCTTTGTCGAAGCACAAGCCAAAGTAGATTTTGTTACCGAAAAGGCTAAGAATAACCTGATCTATCACGATGCGATCAAAAAAGGTTATGAGAAGCATCCTGAAATCGCAGAAGATCTGAGAAGAGCAAAGATGATTGGTGCACTTCGCGAATATTATCAGCAATTTGTTGTTGATGCTGCCGTGGTCCCTGAAGATGAGATCGTTGCAGCATACGAAGCTGATAAAGACAAACGATATCTGAACAAGCCGCATGTAAAAGTGCAGGAGTTCGCATGTGAAAACCAGGTCACCGCAGATTTTGTCCTCTTTAAAGCCCAGGAAGCAACCAGTGAAGATGAACTCAACTCCCTCGTTCAGGAATACTGTGTAAAAACAAAGAATAACGGTATCATCGGTCCTATCTATGAAGGCGGCATCATACCAGCAGTTGGCAAGGACGATACCTATCTTGAAAAAGTATTCTCCACTCCGGAAGGTTCCTTTAGTGATGTGTTTGAAGACGTTAAAGGAAACTGGGTTTTCTTCAAAGTCGTTGAATACACACCAAAATCCTATCGAAGTCTCGACGATGTGCGCAATGAAATTGAAACCAATCTTATGAGAAAAGCTCAGCAGGATCTCTTTGAGAACCTCAAAACTGAAATGCGCCAGAAATACAAACTTGTGGTCTATCCAGACCGCCTTGAAGAAAAGCTGCCTGTCGATTCCCTGTTTACACTTGCAGAAGAAGCAATGACACAGAAGAACTATGCTCGTGCAAACTACTATTATGACAAAGTGATCGCAGACTATGCAAACGGACAGGATGATTATAAAGCCAAATTCATGAAGGGCTTTATTTATTCCGAATACCTGAAGAGAGATGAAGCAGCTATCGAGATGTTTGAAGAAGTGCTAACCTATCCAAAAGAAGGTGCGGTTACAGACACAACCCTTCATCCATCTGCACGTTATATGCTCAAAGCATTAACCGGCGAAGAAGACATTCTCGAAAAGATCAATCAGCAGTCTTCACAACCGGATACTGAGTAG
- a CDS encoding tyrosine-type recombinase/integrase: protein MKQGTDLRFIQELLGHNSSKTTEIYTHVSKKSISEIKNPVDDFYEKEV from the coding sequence ATGAAACAAGGAACTGATCTCAGGTTTATACAAGAATTATTAGGCCATAACAGTTCAAAAACTACTGAAATTTACACTCACGTATCGAAGAAATCAATCTCCGAAATAAAGAATCCTGTAGATGATTTTTATGAAAAAGAAGTTTAG
- the ugpC gene encoding sn-glycerol-3-phosphate ABC transporter ATP-binding protein UgpC → MAKVQLDKVTKTYENGFVAVDKADVTAEDKEFVVLVGPSGCGKTTTLRMIAGLEDVTSGDIYIGDKIVNNVLPKDRDIAMVFQNYALYPHMTVYQNMEFALKLRKTPKDEIDGRVKTAAGLLGIEKLLDRKPKQLSGGQRQRVALGRAIVRYPQVFLFDEPLSNLDAKLRVQMRAEIIKLHKKLETTIIYVTHDQTEAMTMGDKIVVQKDGIIQQIDSPINVYNHPTNKFVAGFIGSPAINFFDGKIRKESKKLFFDYGSFTVEIPDTYDDSLKEYVGKDIVMGVRPEDVYHKKYSSNAEIPAEMEAIVEVVEPLGSEFVVNFKTGDTIFTGRLEPKEQPKMDETMTLVFDMKKVHFFDKESEETII, encoded by the coding sequence ATGGCAAAAGTGCAATTAGATAAAGTTACAAAAACATACGAGAACGGTTTCGTGGCAGTTGATAAAGCTGACGTAACTGCCGAAGATAAAGAATTTGTCGTATTGGTCGGTCCTTCCGGTTGCGGAAAAACAACCACACTGCGTATGATCGCAGGACTCGAAGACGTTACTTCCGGTGATATCTATATCGGCGATAAGATCGTGAACAATGTACTTCCAAAAGACCGAGACATTGCAATGGTGTTCCAGAACTATGCACTCTACCCGCACATGACCGTCTATCAAAATATGGAATTCGCTCTTAAGTTGCGCAAAACTCCAAAAGATGAAATAGATGGCCGCGTGAAAACCGCAGCAGGATTGCTTGGTATCGAGAAATTACTCGATCGAAAACCAAAGCAGCTTTCCGGTGGTCAACGCCAGCGTGTGGCACTGGGAAGAGCGATTGTGCGGTATCCCCAGGTCTTCCTGTTTGACGAACCACTCTCAAACCTTGATGCAAAGCTCCGTGTACAGATGCGTGCCGAGATCATTAAGCTGCATAAGAAGCTTGAAACAACTATTATTTACGTTACCCATGACCAGACTGAAGCTATGACAATGGGAGACAAGATCGTTGTGCAAAAAGATGGTATTATTCAGCAGATTGATTCTCCCATAAACGTATATAATCATCCGACTAATAAATTCGTTGCAGGATTCATCGGAAGTCCCGCAATCAACTTTTTTGACGGTAAGATAAGAAAAGAGAGCAAGAAACTTTTCTTTGATTATGGGAGCTTTACTGTGGAGATTCCTGATACTTATGATGATTCTCTCAAAGAATATGTAGGAAAAGATATTGTTATGGGAGTTCGTCCAGAAGATGTCTATCATAAGAAATATTCCTCAAATGCAGAAATTCCCGCAGAGATGGAAGCCATAGTTGAAGTCGTTGAACCGCTGGGTTCGGAATTTGTCGTTAATTTTAAAACCGGTGATACGATCTTTACTGGCAGACTGGAACCAAAGGAACAACCCAAAATGGACGAAACAATGACACTGGTTTTTGATATGAAAAAAGTGCACTTCTTCGATAAAGAGAGCGAAGAAACGATCATATAG